The following DNA comes from Solanum stenotomum isolate F172 chromosome 11, ASM1918654v1, whole genome shotgun sequence.
ttgaagtaaaatatattaaacttCAACTACTGAAAAAAGTGAATTGAACcactttattttgataaaataatttttctaattttgattaattgtAATAGCACCAATATAATGGTTGAATACAAAATCGTTATTATAACGGTAAATTCAGACTCATGTGACGAAAACACAATATTGTGAGATCATATTGATCACTGGTATACCATCAATATTAATTGTGCTAAAAtttgtgataatcttgcagaaTTATAATCTAAGGCCTTAGCAAGATAAAGAGTTTGAAGGACATCGAGAGGGATGAAATTGAAGCTAAAAATGTTCtgagtcatatatgaggaaacccaacctggggactagagatcctataaccagGTTCAATGGGAAGAATAAATCATATGTTGACTTGTTGTGAAATGCACTATTCTTAATTTTACTCAATCCCTATGATGTAAGTGCATTTATCCTATAATGACTTGTGGAGGTTGAGTCTTGAACTCTTAATGAAATTATGTATCTCGTATGAGTGAGGTGTCAAATTATAGGAGCACCCTTGacagatttcacctatgtgagtgtgaaagtAGGTCGCTTTCTATGAAAATGAGCTTGTTCTCAAAAACACTCATGAAACCGGGATAGCACAAGACCGTAATGTGTTGACTATTAAAGCTtatgtcaacaccttgattGTTATGTGTAAACAGTGATACTTTATTTCCCTTAagcagtcatagttcaagtctAAGACCACTACTGACTCTGGAGTAAAGATTATTGTTTTACTAAGTGAATGTTCAATACAgagcacaccttcattatgcatagtAGTCTCCCTTCAACTAAGTTGTGAAGAATCCTCTTATCTTATTATTAAAAtgagtgggggattgttggtgtgacattttaatattaattaaaatatattatatgtcacATTATATATCATGTTATGTCTATTGGTGGACATTACATTTGTTCTCTTTGCTCTCATCAATAGTGGAAGAAAGTGGTCATTAGTTGTTAGTAACTTATGTAACCACAACTCTTCGTTTCACCCATTATTCTATCTTTAAGTCTTGTAACTTATGTAACATTTGGGCCATTCATTTGACAAATTTACTACTCactatcttcctattcattgcaaggaagaattcatcacctataaatagtgTGGTCTTCCTTTGTGTTGAGAGAATAAGAAACAAGAGAagtacaagaaaatatagaatgAAAACGATGAGTAGtattttattgtgtttatattgagattagtgtagtagtgaaagagagagttgaaacaaaaaataatattctaagtcttcaattatattcactatatacaaaagagaatatttaaatattgaaggaaggtgttcttATGTGGAGCTTTagactcttcaactaatccggAGTTGCTTGAGTTGTACATGTTGTTGGGCTGTTATATCCTGGAGGGAACAAGTCAAGAGTATTACTGCTGGATCGGTGTAGATTATGCCGCAGTGGGCTTGAATATCCTTAAAGAGAGCCAGATATCCGTGCCTCAGCCTAAAGATTTGTTTAtgcattttttgtcattttatttcaactgtaatttattatatttgtggtatattacaccaacaatatattactcattttcttttttagtccgtccaaaaaaaaagacatatttttatgtttagtaacaatttaactttaaaatacatattttaccTGTAATGAATTGATTTATAGCTACACAAATAtctatgatttattttaaaccatgagtttcaaaagtctttcttttttttcttgaacaCCGTATCAAGTCAAATTGcctcatataaattgagacggagggACTACTATCACTTTATTGCTATACAATCTAAATGTACACTGAGATTGAAATAGACAGAATAacaaataaactttaaatcaCACATTTTCTATTAAACAGAACAGTTCAAATTCTTTAAGAGGATTCAatatctatgttgctcggacttttCAAAAATACGCTCAAGTGCCTGTCGGATTGTCcaaaaatagtgcattttttGAGGAACCAACATGGCTGAGGCAAACAGTTTtgagagtctgagcaacatagttCAGTATCGTTCGAGATGCATGTTGAAGCACTTTTAGTTAGATTTCTGAGCCAAGATACTTTCCAAATATTTCTCTACATAATCCAGGCCACACTGTGTCTTCACAACTGGTATTATGGCAGGGATGTCCAGATAGAATTCTGAAACAGACCCGTCAAGCTTGCCCCATAGTTTGAGCTGTTCCCGTGCTGCTTTAACAGCTGCTCTTGTTGCACAGTGGACCGAAGCTGCCAGAAGCAGTGGCGGTTCACCAGATGCTGCAAAAAGAGTAATCAAGTTGTGATTCAACAGACATTggatatgttgatgacattggACTTAGTCTAGTTGAAAGCATGAAGGGACTTCTTCTGTCTCACAGAAAGTATATTCTTGATCTACTTTTAGAAACTGGAAAGTTGCAAACTAGACCTAGCGGTACTTGACTGGTTCCTCGTGTGGACGCATGATTAATATCTATGCTCCAACTCGAGGGGGAGAGTTACAAAATGTATATAGACATCATGCTTACCTAATGTTGGAATAAGATATTGGCTTGCATTCGATTACATATTTCTTTGTCCGATTTTCAAGAATCAGTTGAAACATATTTGCAACATTTTCCACTAAACTGAGTGAAGAACTGAGTTCAAGAACCTTTCATGATGTTCACAGTTATAAGCAAAGAACTTGTTTGACAGAATAATACCTTTAGATGAGAGAACACGTTTTTCATGATGTCCACTGTTTAGCACATGTACATTGAAATTCTGAGGTATAGTGTCTATTGTCGGGATCTTGTATTTCCAAGTGCTATTCGAGACCATTAGTCCGTCTTCGTTGGTGAGATATTCTTCGTGCATGAAAAATCCAATTCCTTGAACGAAAGCCCCTTCAATCTGAAGCAAGGAAAAGAAAGGCAATCGCCACAAATATGAACAGTCTTGTAATAAAGAATCAGATAGTTCTGAAGTTTGAATAACAGATCACATTCATGATGCATCTCTCGAAATAAGCAAATTCCAATTACAGAATCCAAAATCTAAGATGAAGGGAAGAACCTGTCCCAAATCAACGGCTGGATTCAAGCTCTGCCCACAGTCGTATATAATATCTGACTGCAAAATGGCAGTCTCTCCAGTCAGAATATCGATCTCCacctgtaaaaaaaaaaagctttattGTTACTTTGCCAAATCAAGGTGCTGCAGAAGATATATTGACGTCAAAATGttctctctgtttcaatttctttgtcttacttttcctttttagtccgtttaaaaaagaatgtctctttccttttttgacaGCTCTTTAGTTCCAATTTCCACGTGACATatttaagaccataagattaaaagtcattttggtacattctacgtATCTTTAGCTTAAGCCCACAAGATTCAAGTCTTCTTTAcgttcttaaactccgtgtcaagtcaaaaccagaaaaacaaattgaaacggagggagtatttcaCAATCAGAGATCCCTGCTGAGTGTCATGCACTCATATATATTGTAAAATGATAATCCATGAAGCAGACTGAAGCGGGGAATGTTACCTCTACATGGATGACAGAACCAGAAAAACAGACAGAAACAACAAGTTTACCTCACTGACAGCACCGCCAAAGTTCAAATAACTCATGGAACCGGATTGTGGTACATAATAAGAATTTGCTGCTAAGTTTACTGATTGCGTTTGTGCCTGCAAAATAAGGGGCGAGCAGGAGACAACTGCAAACTCAGATATTTAACACAATATggataattgttttaaaatataaatttttcctGAGCTACACGCAAATAGAAGCAATTACAAGCAattatatatgttacttttaaGTGAATTACTTTGTTATGGTCTTCAAATTGAATTCAATACTCAAAATTTCATTGTGACTGACCCCATGACTTCCAGAATTGAAacgtagaaaaaaaaatatgaaggtGGTTATTTATGTTGGTATGATGGACAGATCATAAAATATCTTGTATGATCTACATTAACATATTCTTGATATGGTAAATATGCAAGAGATATTCTAGATACAACATTTAGTTTACAATATTGAGTAGCACTAGTTGTAGCATATATAAGTACCGATGTATTCTTATGTATTTTGATCAATGAATGAAGACAATTTCTCTTGTTTTTTCTCTGTTTATGACAATATAGTGGGAAAACAAACCTGGCGAATCAGCATTGGCCAATCAACAGAGCCATTTTGTTCCTGCAGCTGTTTCTTCAAAGGGGTCAGTCTTTCAACCAATACATCACAGCAAAGTCTAACAGCTTCACAGCTTGATTCTGATGTAGTGCTTCCAGCTGTAAGCCCGGCTTGCACTAAGCTTAAGGTGTCTGCTTGTATGACTCGTACTTTCTCCACGAGGTCTTCGGCCCAACTACTATCAATCAAACCAAGAGCATAGGCAGTCATCTGTCTAACCTTTGTCCATAGCCCTTGGCCAATTTCAATCCCTCCAACCTCTACTATGATCGATCCATCTTGCAGAATACTGACTTTTCCTGAGGTTGGTCGTTGCATAACTTCATACacgactggcactcgagaaatACCCCTTTTCTTCCATGTGTTATTCTGGTTGAACTGTTCTATCACCTTGCTTCGTTGGAAAAAACTCGAGGACACTGCCAACTTATCCATGATACTAGGCAATGTATATTCTCCTTCTGATACAATGTTACCATAGAATAAATTAAGGCTTTCAAATGTATGAAAATTTTTGTTTCTGACTGAGTCCACCTCTATCGAGAGTGAACTTGCTACGTGCTCGATTATAGCTTCAGCAATATAAGATCCTTGCACCTCCCCAGGGGCCCGCATAGCTGATTTGCTGGTAAGATTTGTCTTGCACAGTTTTACATTGAAAGATAAGGCACcccaatcatatttttttagtgcTTTTATCACATTTGATGGTACAATGGGGCTTACATCTTCCGTGATCCCGGCATTTATCAATATATCAAGATGTAATGCTGTGATCTTTCCGCTTGATTTGAATCCTACACTGTACGTTACTTTCATCGGGTGTCGTCCTCCTGTCATTATCATGTCACTGTTCCGGTTGACGTATATCCTGACAGGTCGTCTTAACTTGTATGCTGCTAGTGCACAGGCTGCGGAAACCTgaaatcatgcataaactttaaCATCAGATTCAGAGATTTGTTGCaattactactccctccatttttagtccatttcaaaaatatgtatctttccttttttggcaaaCTTTTAGTTTCAAGTTTCTCCACGacatatttaagaccacaagattaaagaacattttgatacattctacatatcttttAACTTTCTTAAATTCCATGCCCAGTCAAAAACAAACAAGCAAAtagaaacggagggagtatttctttttcaaatactCACAGGCATTGCTCTGATTGCCTTGCCCCCATAGCCACCTCCAACCCTTCTTGTAATTACACGGATATTGTGTTCAGGAACACCAAGACAACTGGCAATAACACGATGCGAATACTCAGGGTACTGACTTGAAGTATAAACAACCATGCAGTTGTCTTCATCTGGAATTGCAAGGGCAGTCTGTGTCTCCATATAAAAATAGTATTCGGAACCAAGCCTTATCTGGAAATGATTATGAAAAGAGCTAATCAGTAATACATGTAAGCCTTTAGCATACATCTATGGCTAGACATGCAAGATCACCATCCAGGAAACCATTCGAATGAATGAAACATTACAGAGAAATCAAAAGTACCTCAGCAGAGAGAATCTTGTGATCAGCCTCAGCCATTCCTTTGGAGAAATCACCGACCTGTTTTGGATATAGACGTGGTGGGATTTGGAAAAAGCTTGATTTCTCAACAGCCTCCTCAACGGTTAAGATGGGAGAATCTATATTTTCAGTGTCGTATTCAACGAGGGCTGTTCTTGCCGCCACATCAGCAGACCTCTGACTGTCAGCAACCTATAATGTTTCAACAACATAAAGAAATTGTTCAAAATTGCTTTGGATTAAAATGCATGAGAAGTTAATGTTTCATAAACTGAATCCAGCTGGCAGAAGCTTGAAGTACTCACCACAACAGCAATTCTGTCGCCAGCATATCGGGTGAGATCATCTGCAAATAAGGGCTCAGTACCGAACGTTGTAAGAACTCCTATATTTTCCCCTCCGCTTGGGATATCTTTAAAAGTAATAACAGTAGTGACTCCATCTGTTAATCGATTTGAGTCGAGTTGGATTCCATTTACACCTGCCAATGGTTTTGTACTATAGATAAATGATCCATGCAGGCAGTTTGGTGGTGAAGGAATGTCATCTACATAAACAGCTTCACCTGCAAAAATGTATATAAACAAACACATGATTTGAAGTTTGGAACATTGCAGAAAAAAAGTTATGTATCATTAACATAATATGCAGATAAATATATTGAGTTAAGAAATAAAAGCATGGCAAGATGAATACATGACAATGAAGATAcagaaaaggagaagaaatgaTAAAAACAACTGACCTAGAAAAATACTGAACAggaaaaaaacttcaaaacgAAAGATCAAGCCTCGTCTCAGATGTAAAATAAATGACAAGGGAGAAGGAAAGACTGATGAGAAAATTTATAACCAAAATACAAGTTCCGCTGAATATGCATTAACACCAAAGAACCAGTCTAAAACTGTACCAGAGGCGTCGAATCAACCTTACAGTATTTCACTTGAAGTATCAGTTATCAATTTCACAGAATATAAGCTCAATCATAAAAACGGAAACTGTTATTGCAGGAAACTAAACTCCTTGAAGGATAGAATGAAACTGGCATGTTCAGGAAAGATTTGTCACATGGAAacaattttttcattgtttcaaGGCTCCCCTTCACTAAACATGCACAAGATTAAATAAACTATTTAAATGAGAGAACTAACCAGCACCTTGCATGGCAGCTCCAACCTTCTTCATCGGTTCACCGACTGGATAGTACTCAGTGCTTGAATATTCCACGACTTGCTTAGCAGAAGACAGTAGTGTTTGTTCTCTCCCCTGACTAATGCGACCATCATTACAACTTTTGGAAAATTCCTCAACTGAGATGTCACTAATTCCACTGAGTAAACCACCAGAAATAGCAGAATGAACATCAGTGAAGGGATAAAGAAACTCGAAAACATAACTGACAGCCAAGCTTGATCTGTACTCGGGGTGTAAAGTGCCATCTTCCGGTATCACTGCTAGTTTGACTAATTTAAGTGCTTCATATAAAACATGTACATTTAATATCTTCCCGTCTAGATATTCCTCTACTTTTTTAGCCCTTGTTGCATGTTTTGTGCCATAAGCACCAAACGCCAATTGGATATTGTTTATCAGGACGCCGTTCTTGCAGTGAGAAACATCAGCATGGAAAGCAGCGTTTACATATGCCAATGCATTCCCATGAGGTCTTGGAGAAGCTCGAAAGGTTTCAAACAACAATTTAGAGTGAGTTTGGAGAGAACTTTGAGCATTCTTAAATGGGATGCAAACACTTAGAAGCACAGTCTTTGAGTCTAGCGGTGGTCTCGATAATAACTCCTCCCATGTGAGCTTTTCAAATCCATGACTGGTCATCAATCTAACAGTAGCACCAAGTCCAAGAAATAATGTAGCAATATCTGAAGGAAAACCATTCTTCTGTGCCATAACCAAATTTCCTCCCACACTAGCAGAGTTTCTAACAAATGGTGAAGCAATCTTCTCCATGTGGTTAGCCAGTTTTTGGGACACCAACGTCCCGTATGAACCAAGATTGACTTTGTTTTCCTCTTTCAAGAATGAAATCAGTTTAGAGATAGTCACAGTTGCTCCAACTTCAATCCCATTCTGATCTCTTTCGATGATTGAGGATTCAGGAATGTACCTGAGATCAACATAATGATCATATGGCTGAGTTTCCTTATAATAACCTGTACCGGTATTTCCAACGACAAGTTTAAATCTTGCACCATTTTCCATCACATTGGAGTACAACAAGTTCCGTAGCTCTTCAATCGAAACAGGATTGTACCAAGGGTACCTCCTTGAGGAGTCCGAATTCGTAGTGGATTCACTTTTCAAGAACTCAGGATATGTACTAAAATTCTTGGTTGGATCATAGGGAGGTAACTTACTTACTTTCAATTCCTTGGAATCTCCCTttttccaaaaagaattgaacCCCAAATCCTCTATATCAACATCAGCAGCAAAACTCTTGCAGGCATCAGCAATGGGCCGGTATCCAGTGCATCGACAAAGGTTCCCTGTGATGGCCTTTTCAGCTTCAGATGAAGTAAGCTTAGAGAATCCTGGTGGAGGATTGGGTTTGTTTCCTTTATCGGCGTTAACGAGAGCTGAGAAAAATGACATACACATGCCAGGAGTGCAAAAGCCGCATTGAGAAGCATGGAAACCGGCAAATCTTTCATGAATAGAGTGAAAACCATCTCTGGTGTTCCCAAGGCCTTCACTTGTCGTAATTGAACAACCATTTAAACTGCAAAGAAGTGTAAGACACGAACTCATGCTAAAATCTTCAACCTTTTCAAGATTGGGATCATACTTCGACACCAGAACGACACAAGCTCCACAACCACCTGTAACAACACAAATAAGTTACGTTTTTTCTGAAGccaaaatatagaatttgtTACAAAAACATAAATCAGATGATGAGATGATACCTCTTTACAAGACTATGAAGAAATAAGTGTTTCCATATAATCTAAAGTTAGCCATTTTATTCCATTGTACTTCCAATTAACAAGAAACAGAGAAAAAGGACAAGGAATTACATAAAGTAGTTCACTATGAAACAAAAAACTCCATCTTAAGAGAACTAATTCTTGTAAATGACTGATTTTCATTGCCTGAAAACCGTCACGCATCTGTACTTAAGAGGACCTCATTCTCAAGACACGAACTCAAGACTCTTTACCGTTCCACACCCTTAGATTGTCAAAAAACACTTAGAGAGTACAGAATTTAAGCACATAAccaaaaaatctcaaaaaggaATTCCTAATAAGTTATCATGTACTTTCTGCAAGATCACTGGTGAACAAGAAAAGTACAGCAGAAGTTATCATATCAGCATAGGCAAAAACTCTACAAGATTTCTTCCTATATGTCCAAATCTTGATGACAGAGTTACCCTATAAGTAGGTATCTGCGGGCAAGCTGACCTGAGCACAACatttatctaaaaaattatatagtatACATGTAACAGAGtggtaaaaatatatttaggaTAATTACCTTCACCACAACCAAGCTTGGGACTCTTGAAACAAGTCTCAGAGCGCAAGAACTGAAGCAGAGTTGTAGAAGGATCAACACATGGCAACTCAAACCTCTCTCCATTAACTGCCAAAACCAAACTCacattcttttgtctttcttccATTAATGTAATAGCAGTTGACTCCACACAGACCCTTTATCAAAAATCTTgtctttttctactttttaaaCTGAAAGTTAACAGAAGTGAAAGAAGAAACAAGAATCTTGAATTCAAAATCTTACTTTTAAACACAAAAACTTACTTTAATTTGACACACACCCTTTATCAAAAatcttatcttttttcttttttcttttttccttcctATTCTTGGTAACTCGAACCCATAATCTTAGAACCCACAACACTGTTATCTATTAAAATCTTATCTTTTGCAACTTCCTAAGCTGAAAACATCAgaacttaaagaaaaaaatcatgaatcttgaatagggtgttcaaaGATTGAGTTTTTAACACAAAAGCTTTCCAAATCAAGATTATTGGCTAGCTGAAACACTAAAGCAGTTAACTTTGACACATACCCTTCATCAAAAATCTTGtctttttcaactttttgagCTGAAAAAATAAcagaaactgaaagaaaaaccAAGAATCTTGGAATTGTATTGGGGTGTCCCCaaataattaaactttattatctcaaaatattcaacaaaCAATATGATAATAATACTACATAACATTCAACATTCTCTTGCATATCTTAACATGATTGGTTAAATTATAGCcttaaatttttaagttataTGAGATTTCATGGTGCCCTATGGGCCCATACTATATATGACAGCCATTTTGTGGTGCCACAAAATgtacattttttgttttgtgtgtgtGGACTTTTCAAGAAATATATATTGAGAACAGAATGTCTTCAGTTTTATTTGTCCACTAACTTGGAtccttttgaaaaattatttattgaagatttattttattaaattattcatattaataataataatattttaaattttttaatttaattacaaggaggaatattttatatagttattaaaaaaataataataaaaaggaataaaaatNGTCAACAAACAATATGATAATAATACTACATAACATTCAACATTTTCTCGCATAGCTTAATATGATTGGTTAAATTATAGCCTTAAACAATATGACCGCCATTTTGTGGTGCCACaaaatgtacttttttttgttttgtgtgtgtggactttttcaagaaatataTATTGAGGACAGAATGTCTTCAGTTTTATTTGTCCACTAACTTGGAtccttttgaaaaattatttattgaagatttattttattaaattattcatattaataatattttaaattttttaatttaattacaaggaggaatattttatatagttattaaaaaggaataaaaattaaattagcaTAATTCGCAAAATTAAAAgcctttacattttttttttgcatctGATCTCAATAAAGTTATTCAGAATCAATTTACAAGAAGTCAACGATTAGGTGGAACATGTTCGAGTGATCTCATATATTGATGATTAATCCACTTAGGAAAGGAGATTTTCGTACGTGAGATCTGGAGAGGATAATATGTAGGCAACCTTATgtctaccttgtgaaggtagggAGGTGATTtttgatagaccctcggctcgaGTAAGCATAACAAAAATCAagaatgtaaaataaatataatggcAAAGAACTCATGCTAAAAACAGTTAAGAAAACAACATGTAGctacaacaataatataataactgAAGCAAAGGAAACAACAATATTGATAAGGGAACCAAACATCGCTCAATTAGCCACTGACCTTCTACCTTAATTCTTAACCTCTATGTTTTTCTATCTAGCATCATGTCCAACTGCAGGCATGTCATGCTCTATTTAATCACATCTCCCAAAaacttttcttctcttcttctacGTCTCGTTATATCCACTGTAGCCAACCAGGATCTCAAACATCCTTATTGGAGCACTTAACGAATCATCTCAGTCTTGTCTCCCTTATCTTGTCTAGGCCACTTTCAAGTTCCACCTTATTCATTTATGTTAACATACTTCTTGTacatattcaaaaaattattttaaatgtgattttgaaAAAGTCATACACAGATATGATTTTCTAAATAATAGTTTATAGTTATTGGACAGTCACTTCAATATTacttgataaaaatgaataaaaaagatttctttctttttcaaaaagaagATAACAGACTaaagtatttattttgttttttttgtttaatgttAAGGGGTCcaagttttaattttaaatgtgtTAAAAGGGTGGGCCGGTTAAATTCTGGAGACGTAGAACCTCTAATAAAAGGCCACGTGGAattgcaaaataatttatatttttttgttaaaaaataatgtcatgAATAGACACTTTGttgaatgacataaatgagctcAATTTAATTCTATATAAGTGAGATCTAGAGAAGGTAATGTGCCGACAGCCTTATCTCTACCTTCACGTGGTTTACGATAAGACCCTCCGGTCGAGTAAGCATATTAAAAATCAagtatgtaaaataaatatcatagCAAAGAGCTGATGCTGAaaacaattaagaaaagaacaagtaactacaacaaataatatgttaatttaaGCATTTGTATATCTTCTTCTCACATATACAAATCATCTCAATTTTGTCTTCCTTATCTTGTCCATCACAAAAATTACTTTCAAGTTTTATCATATTGAATTTCTCCTAGTATGTCACACATCTATGTTCACATCCTTTTTTGTActtatccaaaaaatatatatatattctaatgTGATTTGAAAAGTCAATacacaaaatatgattttcTGAATAATAGTTTATAGATATTGGACAGTCACTTCAATGTTTTAAAAGTGACGATCATCTTATGATTTTATTAGGGTATGTGATTGttagagaaaatgacataaatagtcaTTTAACTATAtgagtaggtctaaaatggttCCTTAATTATGTATTTAATGGATTTAGTCTTTTAACTATACATTTACCGATTTTAGTCTCTTAACTATAAACTTAtcgattttagtcctttaagtattcaaaaacttatcaagtttggtctttgtccattttttaaatacaaatagcttaggtttatattaacggaaatcttcataaaattaaatctttaacccattttttaagttgtttctcTATTCCCGcccttttttcttcaaactactcttatgaaaagaacaataacgtcaatgattcaaaataaaattaatgaggtAAGAAGATATAAGTCCTAATTTTATTCAATGAGGATAAAATTAAGCTTATTGAATAGCACTTGAATATGCTAATCAGTGtggattttatttaatttaagcAAATTTCTTTAcgtaaataaaatgaatagaataataaaattgatctatttaaaaaaactacaaatctatcattttataaatttcaatttccaaaaaattaaacaaatttcgTTCAATGAAGTCGTTGGAGTACAAACTTTGGATTTAAcgggtaataatttttttcttttttataataaagttaAGCATATTGATCAAGTCattagtagcaataatatgcTTCATTTTATCCTCCG
Coding sequences within:
- the LOC125843833 gene encoding abscisic-aldehyde oxidase-like isoform X2, coding for MDERQKNVSLVLAVNGERFELPCVDPSTTLLHFLRSETCFKSPKLGCGEGGCGACVVLVSKYDPNLKKIEDFSVSSCLTLLCSLNGCSITTSEGLGNTRDGFHSIHERFAGFHASQCGFCTPGMCMSFFSALVNADKGNKPNPPPGFSKLTSSEAEKAITGNLCRCTGYRPIADACKSFAADVDIEDLGFNSFWKKGDSKELKVSKLPPYDPTKNFSTYPEFLKSESTTNSDSSRRYPWYNPVSIEELRNLLYSNVMENGARFKLVVGNTGTGYYKETQPYDHYVDLRYIPESSIIERDQNGIEVGATVTISKLISFLKEENKVNLGSYGTLVSQKLANHMEKIASPFVRNSASVGGNLVMAQKNGFPSDIATLFLGLGATVRLMTSHGFEKLTWEELLSRPPLDSKTVLLSVCIPFKNAQSSLQTHSKLLFETFRASPRPHGNALAYVNAAFHADVSHCKNGVLINNIQLAFGAYGTKHATRAKKVEEYLDGKILNVHVLYEALKLVKLAVIPEDGTLHPEYRSSLAVSYVFEFLYPFTDVHSAISGGLLSGISDISVEEFSKSCNDGRISQGREQTLLSSAKQVVEYSSTEYYPVGEPMKKVGAAMQGAGEAVYVDDIPSPPNCLHGSFIYSTKPLAGVNGIQLDSNRLTDGVTTVITFKDIPSGGENIGVLTTFGTEPLFADDLTRYAGDRIAVVVADSQRSADVAARTALVEYDTENIDSPILTVEEAVEKSSFFQIPPRLYPKQVGDFSKGMAEADHKILSAEIRLGSEYYFYMETQTALAIPDEDNCMVVYTSSQYPEYSHRVIASCLGVPEHNIRVITRRVGGGYGGKAIRAMPVSAACALAAYKLRRPVRIYVNRNSDMIMTGGRHPMKVTYSVGFKSSGKITALHLDILINAGITEDVSPIVPSNVIKALKKYDWGALSFNVKLCKTNLTSKSAMRAPGEVQGSYIAEAIIEHVASSLSIEVDSVRNKNFHTFESLNLFYGNIVSEGEYTLPSIMDKLAVSSSFFQRSKVIEQFNQNNTWKKRGISRVPVVYEVMQRPTSGKVSILQDGSIIVEVGGIEIGQGLWTKVRQMTAYALGLIDSSWAEDLVEKVRVIQADTLSLVQAGLTAGSTTSESSCEAVRLCCDVLVERLTPLKKQLQEQNGSVDWPMLIRQAQTQSVNLAANSYYVPQSGSMSYLNFGGAVSEVEIDILTGETAILQSDIIYDCGQSLNPAVDLGQIEGAFVQGIGFFMHEEYLTNEDGLMVSNSTWKYKIPTIDTIPQNFNVHVLNSGHHEKRVLSSKASGEPPLLLAASVHCATRAAVKAAREQLKLWGKLDGSVSEFYLDIPAIIPVVKTQCGLDYVEKYLESILAQKSN